Proteins from a genomic interval of Nerophis lumbriciformis linkage group LG01, RoL_Nlum_v2.1, whole genome shotgun sequence:
- the LOC133620980 gene encoding V-type proton ATPase subunit S1-like produces MAAAAASRLLFCTPLFFAFFGTGSSDAQVPLLIWSNKGLPAQALSPAGHITSNEQLAAYLTSAFGSGPQTVLLFLQDRLSIEDFTVFAGVFGNKQDSVFQNLEAALQSSSSSVTLPALEWSHSTSVASLLEEKLGATPVLVDVDTLSHLRIDASVSNLLIINLPYCTVLQKSCLEVLRSNDHVIGKCVTTMEANNMSYTAMYTGAQPSRVISQPAVMNQHAGRSLLQAVDPEVKPPIMFNVSGGPCIMLWAQNLNISFSATPQWIDLAAQTPSLEESLCNGSNSLLVLSYASGVKLSFAMSKRFYPVSARDWFTLDSVQLQSNGTTASFIGRRGIYAPAEYSFHCQSVSSFRDALLVPNITNQNTSDWRLNFIDFQIQGFGLANETDFSYASDCAGFFTAGIWMGLVTSFLMLLILVYGLHMIMQLNTMDRFDDPKGPLISVPQSE; encoded by the exons ATGGCTGCCGCTGCTGCTTCGCGGCTATTGTTTTGTACTCCTCTTTTCTTCGCCTTTTTCGGAACAGGGAGCTCAGACGCTCAAGTGCCACTTCTAATATGGTCCAACAAGGG CTTGCCAGCTCAAGCCTTGTCTCCAGCCGGCCACATCACGTCCAACGAGCAGCTGGCGGCCTACCTCACATCTGCCTTTGGCTCTGGTCCCCAAACTGTGCTACTGTTCCTGCAGGACAGG CTGAGCATAGAGGACTTCACGGTGTTTGCTGGAGTCTTTGGAAACAAGCAGGATAGTGTCTTTCAAAACCTGGAG GCTGCACTGCAGTCCTCTTCTTCATCAGTGACCCTACCAGCCTTAGAGTGGTCACATTCCACTTCCGTCGCATCTCTCCTGGAGGAGAAGCTTGGCGCCACACCTGTGCTCGTAGACGTCGACACTCTGTCACATCTGAGAATTGACGCGTCTGTCAGCAACTTGCTAATCATCAATCTGCCTTATTGCACAGT CTTGCAGAAGTCTTGCCTCGAAGTGCTACGTTCCAATG ATCACGTTATTGGCAAATGTGTGACTACGATGGAAGCCAACAATATGTCTTACACTGCAATGTACACAGGAGCCCAGCCATCACGA GTGATTTCTCAGCCCGCCGTGATGAACCAGCATGCCGGTCGATCATTGCTCCAAGCCGTAGACCCCGAAGTCAAACCCCCCATTATGTTCAATGTGTCGGGTGGCCCTTGCATCATGCTCTGGGCTCAGAACCTGAACATCAGCTTCTCAGCGACCCCACAATGGATCGACCTTGCTGCTCAGACGCCCTCATTGGAAGAATCTCTCTGTAACGGCAGCAACTCGCT ACTTGTGCTCAGCTACGCATCGGGGGTTAAACTAAG CTTTGCCATGAGTAAGCGGTTCTATCCAGTTTCTGCGAGGGATTGGTTCACCCTGGACTCGGTACAGCTACAGTCCAACGGCACCACAGCATCTTTCATCGGGAGACGCGGCATCTACGCGCCCGCAGAGTATTCCTTCCACTGCCAGTCTGTCAGCAGCTTCCGTGACGCCCTGCTCGTACCCAACATCACCAACCAAAACACATCGGACTGGAGACTCAATTTCATCGACTTCCAG ATTCAAGGCTTTGGGTTGGCCAATGAAACCGATTTCTCCTACGCCAGCGACTGTGCAGGCTTCTTCACAGCAGGAATTTGGATGGGGCTGGTGACATCATTCCTCATGCTGTTGATCTTAGTGTATGGTCTGCACATGATCATGCAGCTCAACACCATGGACAGGTTTGACGACCCTAAAGGCCCATTGATTTCTGTGCCTCAGTCAGAGTGA
- the gdi1 gene encoding rab GDP dissociation inhibitor alpha, whose translation MDEEYDVIVLGTGLTECILSGIMSVNGKKVLHMDRNPYYGGESSSITPLEELYKRFSLSDSPPESMGRGRDWNVDLIPKFLMANGQLVKMLLYTEVTRYLDFKVVEGSFVYKGGKIYKVPSTETEALASNLMGMFEKRRFRKFLVFVANFDENDPKTFEGVDPKTTTMRDVYKKFDLGQDVIDFTGHALALYRTDEYLDSPCLDTVNRIKLYSESLARYGKSPYLYPLYGLGELPQGFARLSAIYGGTYMLNKPVDEIVVEGGHVIGVKSEGEVARCKQLICDPSYIPDRVRKAGQVIRVICILSHPIKNTNDANSCQIIIPQNQVNRNSDIYVCMISYAHNVAAQGKYIAIVSTTVETSEPETEIQPALELLEPIDQKFVAISDLYEPTDDGTESQIFASSSYDATTHFETTCNDIKDIYKRMTGSDFDFENMKRKQNDVFGEDEQ comes from the exons ATGGATGAGGAATATGATGTGATCGTTTTGGGCACCGGACTCACG gaATGTATCCTATCTGGGATCATGTCTGTGAACGGCAAGAAGGTTCTGCACATGGACAGGAACCCCTACTATGGAGGCGAGAGCTCTTCCATCACCCCCCTGGAGGAG CTTTATAAGCGCTTCAGTCTTTCAGATAGCCCACCTGAGTCAATGGGTCGAGGACGGGACTGGAACGTGGACCTCATCCCTAAGTTTCTCATGGCCAACG GGCAACTTGTGAAGATGCTGCTATACACAGAAGTGACTCGCTATCTGGACTTTAAAGTGGTGGAGGGAAGCTTTGTCTACAAGGGAGGAAAGATCTACAAGGTGCCATCAACTGAAACTGAGGCGTTAGCTTCAA ATTTGATGGGAATGTTCGAGAAACGGAGGTTTCGCAAGTTTTTAGTCTTTGTGGCCAACTTTGACGAGAATGACCCCAAAACCTTCGAGGGGGTGGACCCCAAGACCACAACCATGAGGGATGTTTACAAGAAGTTTGACCTCGGCCAGGATGTCATTGACTTCACTGGCCACGCCCTGGCCCTCTACAGGACAGATGA GTACCTTGATTCTCCCTGCTTGGACACCGTCAACCGAATCAAACTGTACAGCGAGTCTCTGGCACGTTATGGGAAGAGCCCTTATCTCTATCCCTTGTACGGCCTTGGAGAGCTGCCACAAGGATTTGCAAG ATTGAGTGCCATCTACGGCGGTACCTACATGCTCAACAAACCAGTGGATGAGATTGTCGTTGAAGGTGGCCATGTGATCGGCGTTAAGTCTGAAGGCGAG GTGGCTCGCTGCAAGCAGCTCATTTGTGATCCCAGCTATATTCCGGACCGTGTCCGCAAGGCTGGTCAGGTTATCCGTGTGATCTGCATCCTCAGTCATCCCATCAAAAACACTAATGATGCCAACTCCTGCCAGATCATCATCCCTCAGAATCAGGTTAACCGCAACTCAG ACATCTACGTATGCATGATCTCTTATGCCCACAACGTGGCGGCCCAAGGGAAGTACATCGCCATCGTCAGCACCACGGTGGAAACTAGCGAGCCTGAGACTGAGATCCAACCGGCCCTCGAGCTGCTGGAGCCCATTGACCAAAA GTTTGTGGCTATTAGTGATCTTTACGAGCCAACAGATGACGGTACAGAGAGCCAG ATCTTTGCCTCGAGTTCCTACGATGCCACCACTCACTTTGAGACCACCTGCAACGACATCAAGGACATCTACAAGCGCATGACAGGGAGCGACTTTGACTTTGAGAACATGAAGCGCAAACAGAATGATGTGTTTGGAGAGGATGAACAGTGA